The segment GGGGACCACCGGGGCCGGAAGTGACTGCCTGTAGAGACGGGCTGCTATTGGTCAGATGCTGTCAGAAAGAGCTTCTTTATTGGTGGAACAAACACGCAACTATTGAAAATGAAGCGCACGTCACGAGATGTTTTAATAGAACAATGTAGAGCGAAGGCTCTCTGGATGTACAGTATGAAACCCCAGAGGAAAAATCATAGCGCGACAGTGTTTATTATGGCGTTATCACTTTAAATGTAGCTTCCACGTGACCCTATTCATTCACATGTGTTATTAACAACATTAAGtaataaaaacaccaaaccCAGTTGTGTCTTAGTGCATTACTTTTACAAACCAACAGCAATgcgttttgtttatttcatcacTGGACTTAACTGAGGACAGAAACcaaaatggagaaagaaaatcCAAGCAGCATTTCTGCCTTTTCTGCTTTGTCACAAAACaattttttctttaatttgcaCACTTACTTCATAGACTCAACCAGCCACATTACAAAAGCAGCGGATACCCAAAGCAATGTTTTTTGAGGAAATGAAAGCGCCTTACTTTAGCACAAACTGTGCAACTACCTATTGTGTTCTTGTAACTACAACTGAAAAAAAGCCTTGGTCCAGCTCTTTAAATATCTTAATTTTGAAACCCAAACCTCTCTTAGCAACAGCTGATTGAGGGGTTGGGTTTAAGGCTTTAGGGAAGTTAAAACAAGTTGAAGCTGACAGACAGAACTAAGCTAATCAGAGAGAAAGCAGGCAGCCATGAGCCGACACTCACAGCTCTACTGCTTTACTCTGCAGCCCATACTGTCCATATGACTGCCTAAAATCAGTGGGAGCCGGTAtgcttgagtgtgtgtctgtgtacgtgtGCGACGGGTTAGTCTATGACACACAGGGCAGCCATAATACATCCACATCAGTTCCTGGTGTGTGGATATGGTCTGGACTCTGCTCCTTGCTGGGGCCAGATAGAACGCTGGAACACGCCTCCGCTGGTTTCCTTTCCgtcgttcttttcttttctcttctcatcctatTTCCAATCAGCACTGCTTTCTCCTCATGCTTTGATCTCAGGGGTCGTAGTGTACAACTGCTCAGAGTTGTCTGCCCCCAGGTCCTCTGAGGAGTACAgcaagaaaagaggaaaactgAGAGGGATCATACTAATACTTGGAAATGGTACAATATTGCTGGTACACAAAACAAGCAGAGCAGCCTGAAATAGCTGCTAATAGCAGGATCACATTTTTCAGACCGAGGTTTCCCAGCCTAGAGTTTGGGTTTTTGGAAgcagaaaatacacacaagaAGGTGGAGCTGAGGTCTCATAAACTTGACAAACAACAAGGTTAAATGCAGTAACTTGAGAgatgtagtttaactttattgaagaaattgtacttgcttgattcttgttgttctaagtttggactcatggtttaatgcacttattgtaagtcgctttggataaaagcgtcagctaaatgacatgtaatgtaatgtaaattaaGCAGATGTACATATGGAACTACATGGCTGTGGAACGTGTAGTCAACACTGCGTTGGGGCATAATATTGGCTTTAAAAAGGGGCACTGCACTGATTTCACACATCACTTCATTCATCTTGGGAATTTAAAAACagttgtataatgtcttctgtggTGCTGGAGGTTCTAACGAACAGACAGTCAGTTATGtattgcatgatgggaaatgggTATTGGCTGCTGCTTTAATTCATTTGGACCATTCCTTTTAAAAGTCTCTGGTAAGCTATCCAACTTTTTAGAAGTGCAATTCCAATTCTCCAGActagaaatgtattttctccttCATGAAGGAATATCAAAACCCAGATAAAAGAATGTCAGACGTTGTGTTTGATTCAGGTGCTCTGTTTTTGAAGACAACACATTGGTGGGCAGCGTTTGCTGAAAAGAACAGATGTTGTGCTAAATAGagaggtcctcctcctccggtgtCCCCCATGGGACCTTATTTcagaattaaatatttaaaccatccatccatccatccattttcaataccgcttatcctcattagggtcgcgggggtgctggagcctatcccagctgacatagggcgaaggcaggggacaccctggacaggccgccagtccatcgagggcagtaTAGCATATTTAAACCAATGACAGAAATATTATTTGTGCCATGAATCAGACCTAAGTTTGTCATAGATTTGTTCTAGTATCATTTAGTGTTGTGTGAAAGCCCTCAGTGAACTACATCCAGAAGATCATTATGTGTAATTTATGGCTCAAACGGGATCAGAAACCTATTTGCCATCGACTAGCGGACATATTTCGTCAGACGAAAGGTCCACCTCTCTATGCCAGATAGCTTGTTCTAGATATGACTTCATAAGTGAGTGGCAAAAGTTGTTACCGGGAAGGACACACTTCCACAGGCCGTAGGTTTTCCCTACAGCCGTCTGCCACAGTCGAAGCGTGCCGTCCTCAGAGCCGCTGGCATACAGCTCACCATCTGGACTGAAGCGAACACAGTGCACTGGACCAAAGTGACCCTTATAGGACTCTGCAGACAGGAGGGACAAGAGGTTGTGGTTTCTCCCAGCTACTATAACAGGAAGCTACTCAACAGTTAGACATCCTGTTTTTACAAGTCCTAtccctaaaataaaaatgtcattcaCAGAATCAATTGTAAACAATCTGGCTTTTGAtcaagtgtgttttttaaataatggacaaaaaaaacccTTTGACCTTTCAAACTGGACATTACCTGTAGCCGTACCAGAGTAAAGGGTCTCTAAAATGACCCAGAAACTGGGATTTAGAGGAAACGGCTTCTCTTACCCAACTCTTCCTTGGTGCTGTAGTCAAATTTGTAGAGCTTGAAGTCCTCTCCACCGGCAACAAAGAAGTCTTTCTCTGGATGGAGGGAGGCTGAGTTGATGGGAGCCGGGGCCTCCACCGCCTTGATGAGGTCCAGGCTGGAATACAGTCAAAATCATTCTAATGGTCTGCTTATTTGATGCCATGGTGGAGATGCTTCATGTCTGTGTCAACTGAGTCTTACCATGTCACTGTGAATACATTTCATCAAGTTCACCTTCACCTCATCTTGCAAAGATAGTTATTAAGTAATTATTTTTCCCCACCAAAATTAGCATGTTTATGCAGGTTTGTAAACATGTGAAAACCCACTACAAATAATGGGTTGACTCTTTTCCAATTGAGAGTTTGGCGTGCTGCTGCAGCGGCCTTTCTTTGGTCCTGCATCACGGCAGTAGAGTTAGTAAACACTGAACATGTTACAGGGTTACTTCTTTACTTCAAACTGTCAAACCAGAGTTGGTGATTGTTGGAGCCAGGGGAAATGATTGCAGTCTGGTGGagcatgtttattatttattccttaattaattagaataatattttaaagttaatttaatatatattttcacctccacaaatatatttctcagTAAATATTCAAGAATGATCACAATTCTTAGGCTTTGTTCTCCCTCCCCATCTATTTCAACACAGCTggtcactttcttttttgtttgcgGACAGAATCCAAGTTAAGAGTTTTATTCCCATTAGTGTGAACGTGTTAGGAGTTTCCAGGAAGTGTGCGGAGGTCATACCTCAGAGCGTTGTAGAAAGCCACGGTCCTTCCATATGTGATGACAAGAACCTCTCCATCAGGCACATACTCCATGCTGCTCACTGACGTTTCGAACGTCAGCATCTTCACCTGCTCCATGGAGCTCCTGTCCCatagcctacacacacacacacacacacacaagcgcacgcacgcacgcacactcacacaattagcatccattcaacaattattttaaaatagttatttcataaatattcaataagATATAAGTGTAAGTTAATAAACTACATTTAATATTCAGCAGCCTATTCAATTTCATTATCCTAAAAACCCAGTCGACCCCATACCAGGATGGTTTGACCCAACCTCGCACAAGCCAATTGTCAATCACTGCCACCATAAAAACTCCAACAATGGAGTCGTGGTTGAAGCGTAGCAGTAATGCTGCTGAAAACATGAAGAGACAAGTGCCAAAGAAGGCCAAACCAGAACCGACAAAATTCCATCAGTATTCAGAAGAATATGGTTTAATTGGATTTACTTCCAGGGGCGACTGTGACTTAGTACAACAGGGTTTTGAGATGAAATGCAGTTTGTAGTACGATTTTCCTacataagaaaaacacacacacaaagggtaaatggacttgtacttgtaccgACCACTCAAAGTACTTTCATGCTACATGTCGTCATTCATTCACATACTGATGACAGGAGCTACCTTGCAGGGGCCACCTGCctatcaggactatctaacattcacactcattcatagggagcaatttggggttaagcatcttgcccaaggacacatcaacatggaccaGGGACTGGGGCTTTGTTGCAGCTAaatatacagtaacagtagAAGCTGTATAAACTACTTCACAAAGCGACATGAATTGAGATCATGGCACTAATATTCTATAGTAGATCACCCTGgtcgactgtggctcagtggtgagcagggtcgtccttcaatcagaggatcggcggtccGATTCCCGGATCCGCCAGCCCATGTCGATGTCGATGTGAGCTTgggctcccgtagctgttctacagtgtgtgaacgttagtcagtcctgatgtgcaggtggaaccgtagctcctcccattagtgtgtgaatgatgtcatgtagtgtgtaagcgctttgagtggtcagaagactagaaaagagatacaAGTATTTACTTCCACGACTTGCTACTCACccaactttgtgttttttttatggggAGAGGTTAGCCAACAATAGCATGAAGGCTGCACATCTTCAGCACCATCTCAAGACCAAACATGTACGTCATGTTGGTAAGCCAGTTTTGTAAGAAGAAACTTTCTGAATTCATCTCAAGACATGATGCGTAAAGTCTCCACGACATCAGCCAAAGACTGGAGGCCTCTTATGTGTAtaaattgtgtccgatttttaaatatgttgtacggcgaccttgagtgccttgaaaggcgccttataaaacaaatgtattattattattattattattattattatgctaaAGCAAAGAAACCTTTCACTGTAGCTGAAGACCTGCTCCTTCCAGCCGTTGTTGTGCTGGACACAAACGCAGCGGAGAAATTAAAGACTGTGCCTTTTGTCAAATGACTGTGTGCCGCAGAGGAGATACAATGGGAACAGACATTGTCGAGCAAGTTGTGGGAAAACTTAGCAACTCTTTTTCACTCCAACTGGATGAATCCACAGATGTCAGTGGAAATGCACAACTTTTTGCTTTTGTGAGATACTGACAGCATTAATGAGCACATACTATTCTGCAAAACTTTGGAGGGGAAAACAACAGGAGAGGACATTTTTGATGTTGTCAACACCTTCTTCTGTGGAAACAGCATTAGCTGGAAATCCTGCAGCAGCATCTGTAAGGACGCAGCGGCACCAATGATGGGCGAAGAGGTTTCATAGCACGCATACAAATTTACCTAAAATACACAGGGAAGCGTGCAAGAAAATGAGCCCTGTGTTACATGATGTTTTAAACGACAGCATCAAAGTGATCAATTTCATAAAGTAAAGGCCACGTAATGCACACCTTTGACAAGGTGGGTGGCTTCCTAAAGAAAGCAGAGCTGTGGAGAAGGTCCTCTGCACATGGGGATTCCACTCCCTTTCCTTAGGTGGAGGATTTTCTCTCCAGTGAGGATGTGGACAGTCGGTCATAGTGGGACATTTGACCAACCTTTTCATTCCTACTTTCCCAACATGGAGGAGAAATCTGCACAGCTGGATTGGGAGAGAAACCCATTGCTTTTGTCCGAAGCAAGCTACCCGTCACTTATCAGGAAAAACATATTGGTACATAAAATATGTTGATACTATTCTGTATGGATGTTTTCCCCTGGTGTGGCAGCACAGAGCAGAGTTGTTCGACACATAAGTGGGCGTTGAGACACAAAGGTAAAGCACTTCACCGACCGTATGGTTTTGTCGTCGGCAGCAGAGAGGATTTGCTTGTCGTTGTTACACCACAAGGCTTTTTTTATGGCAGAGGTGTGACCTGCAATCTCCTGAGGTGCTAAAGGACACAAATATGCAACAGTCAACTACATTACAGGACAAAACAATCTATCAAAACAGAAATGTCAGGGTTTACTTTGTGTCTATGCTCTCTTTTCATAATTCAGAGGTCAAAAGACTTTCACATGCCACTGATTTGAAATGAGATCAGTCTCCAGAGGGGAGCAGTGTTTTATGCATCATACAGAGCAGAATCTACAGCCCAACAGGAGGCAGATTTTAAAACCACACATGTGTCTTTGCACGTTTCCAATTTGACACATTGGCTTACCTGCTTCAGGGTTGCTGAGATCATAGATGCGAAGCAGCTTGTCGTTTCCTCCGGTCAGTAAACAGTTGCTGTCCTGGGAGGAGAGTATATTGAGAGACAAAAGCAGTTTCAGAAAACATCCACATAAATGCATACAGGGTGTGTATATCTCATCCATATCCAGACGCTACACTGACCTGAGTAAAGGTGACAGTCTtgacaatgtgtttgtgtgccagtGTGAGGACCTCGTCTCCGCTCACTGCATCCCACACttttctgaaacacacacagcacatcttTTAATTGACAACAGTTTATGCAGCTCCAGTAATAATTAAGTAAtaacctccttctgtttcatggattggagttccattcatacattgtcatattcatgtaatgtgtttatgtaactctgtaatgctgttcattctgtacacatgacatctattcttctgtccatccggggagagggatcctcctctgttgctctcctgaaggtttcttcacttttttccctgtgaaaggttatttttggggagtttttcctgatccgatgtgaggtcaaaggtcagggatgtcgtatgtgtacagattgtaaagccctctgaggcaaatttgtgatattgggctatacaaaataaactgaaaattgaaatatatatatgtatatatatatatacatacacacatacacacacatacatacatatatgtatgtacttgTACCATTCGATTGTACAAGAAGACTTAGGTTATGTTAAACCAAGTATGGCGTCTATGCCTCTGTATTTATTCTTATGTTTGTTTAATTGCACGAGTTTAGTACTCTTATGATTACTTTTATCAAAGGGAAGGTGGTTGTATTGTTtagaacagaaaaataaattgtccCAAACATTATTCACTGTTGGTATGTATATTGTATTCTTACTTGTTTGTTAGAAGTCCTGTTTAAAATATAGAGtggaaaatatttttctttgatCTTTCATAATTATCTTGGTTGGAAACTTATAAAAATGTCTCCATTTCCCTTTAGTAATTTCCTTTTTTGTAGACTCAGCCCTTTATccctttcattattattattattattattattatgtcattaCGGTCACTAGAAGGACCGTCTAAGTGTGTGGATGTGATGTTTGCACATCTTGCTTCTAGACACATAGCGAGGCAGGAGTCTGTCAGCCCCATACCGGACTGGTCCACTCACGCTGTGAAGTCCGCTGCAGCGGTGGCTGCCTTGGTGGCGTCCGTGTTCAGAGTGGCCCCCCAGACAGCACCTTTGTGACCCAGAAACGTTCCGATCCAGTCTCCTGTGTCTCCCTGGCGCATCATGGGTTTGCCATCTGACAAAAGAACCGCAGGGAGGACACAGAGGTTAACTGTGCATCTCGGCTcaaattattgtccatattggattaCCCAGACCactctctccaccacctactgcagggacagtggagcacgttctccaacagactgcttcagctccgctgtcactaggacagatacaggagaacattcctgcccactgcgattagactttataataaatcccCTCCGgtcagatcctcctcaaatttaatcaacatcaataacccttgcac is part of the Cyclopterus lumpus isolate fCycLum1 chromosome 23, fCycLum1.pri, whole genome shotgun sequence genome and harbors:
- the strap gene encoding serine-threonine kinase receptor-associated protein, with product MAMRQTPLTCSGHTRPVVDLAFSGITPYGYFLISACKDGKPMMRQGDTGDWIGTFLGHKGAVWGATLNTDATKAATAAADFTAKVWDAVSGDEVLTLAHKHIVKTVTFTQDSNCLLTGGNDKLLRIYDLSNPEAAPQEIAGHTSAIKKALWCNNDKQILSAADDKTIRLWDRSSMEQVKMLTFETSVSSMEYVPDGEVLVITYGRTVAFYNALSLDLIKAVEAPAPINSASLHPEKDFFVAGGEDFKLYKFDYSTKEELESYKGHFGPVHCVRFSPDGELYASGSEDGTLRLWQTAVGKTYGLWKCVLPEDLGADNSEQLYTTTPEIKA